The following are encoded in a window of Aromatoleum petrolei genomic DNA:
- the gatC gene encoding Asp-tRNA(Asn)/Glu-tRNA(Gln) amidotransferase subunit GatC, translating to MSLTTEQVLRIAALARLELADGEVEATRTKLNGIFGLIEEMQAVDTSGVEPMSHPQDVAQRLRDDVATERDRREAFQRVAPQTEAGLYLVPKVIE from the coding sequence ATGTCGCTTACCACTGAACAGGTCCTGCGCATCGCCGCACTCGCGCGGCTCGAGCTCGCCGATGGCGAAGTCGAGGCCACGCGCACCAAACTGAATGGAATTTTCGGCCTGATCGAAGAGATGCAGGCAGTCGACACCAGCGGCGTCGAGCCGATGAGCCACCCGCAGGATGTCGCTCAGCGCCTGCGCGACGACGTCGCGACCGAACGGGATCGCCGCGAGGCCTTCCAGCGCGTCGCCCCGCAGACCGAAGCGGGCCTCTACCTCGTCCC